From the Marinomonas sp. THO17 genome, one window contains:
- the pyrC gene encoding dihydroorotase, with product MNEITIIKPDDWHLHFRDDDMLLETVPATARCFSRAIVMPNLVPPVVNADMATRYKKRILAARPQGNEFMPLMTLYLTDKTSVEDIKAAKAAGVVAVKMYPAGATTNSDSGVTSVESRYPIFEAMAEHNILLLVHGEVTHSHIDIFDREKAFIDQHMTKIVESVPNLKVVFEHITTKEAADFVLSARDGVAATITPQHLMMNRNDMLVGGIRPHNYCLPVLKRSTHQEALRQVVASGSKRFFLGTDSAPHARNKKENACGCAGCYSAWSALELYTQVFEELEALDKLEGFASLHGPDFYGLPHNTETVTLIKEEWQVPDSINLANGEPIVPFYSGQEVSWKLKA from the coding sequence ATGAACGAAATTACCATCATTAAACCGGACGATTGGCATTTACATTTTCGTGATGACGACATGTTGTTGGAGACAGTTCCAGCGACAGCACGCTGCTTTTCTCGTGCGATCGTTATGCCGAATTTAGTGCCACCGGTAGTGAATGCAGACATGGCGACGCGTTATAAGAAGCGTATTCTGGCAGCTCGTCCTCAAGGCAATGAGTTTATGCCATTAATGACTTTATATTTAACGGATAAAACCAGTGTGGAAGACATCAAAGCGGCGAAAGCGGCAGGTGTTGTTGCAGTAAAAATGTATCCAGCTGGTGCAACCACTAACTCAGATTCAGGAGTGACGTCTGTTGAGTCACGTTACCCTATTTTTGAGGCCATGGCTGAACATAATATCTTGCTGTTGGTGCATGGTGAAGTTACCCACAGTCATATTGATATCTTTGATCGTGAAAAAGCATTTATTGATCAGCACATGACAAAAATTGTCGAGAGCGTGCCGAATCTAAAAGTGGTGTTCGAGCACATTACAACGAAAGAGGCGGCTGATTTTGTACTTTCTGCCCGTGATGGTGTTGCGGCCACTATTACGCCACAACATTTAATGATGAATCGCAATGATATGCTGGTGGGCGGTATACGTCCGCATAACTACTGTCTGCCTGTACTTAAACGCTCAACTCACCAAGAAGCTTTGCGGCAAGTGGTGGCGTCCGGTTCCAAGCGTTTTTTCCTTGGTACGGATTCTGCGCCTCATGCTCGTAATAAAAAAGAAAATGCCTGTGGTTGTGCCGGTTGTTACAGTGCTTGGTCAGCCTTGGAGCTTTACACTCAAGTATTTGAAGAGCTGGAGGCGTTAGATAAGTTAGAAGGCTTTGCTAGCTTGCATGGCCCAGATTTCTATGGTCTTCCACACAACACAGAAACCGTTACTTTAATCAAAGAAGAGTGGCAAGTGCCAGACAGTATTAACTTGGCGAATGGGGAGCCAATTGTGCCTTTCTATTCTGGCCAAGAAGTGTCTTGGAAGCTAAAAGCTTAA
- a CDS encoding DUF599 domain-containing protein, with amino-acid sequence MEKHSVFLLLNPLDLMTLFVFFACWWGYAFYAQYNSKRRSCLVSVLHQFRLAWMSRLLRRDNRIADASVMANLERSSLFFASSSLLIIAGLFTAFNYSEKALGIISDFYLLAPISQQEWELKIIVLVVIFAYAFFTFTWSVRQYNFCSVLVGSAPLATERGIEDSERELYASHMALVCSLAANQFNYGLRAYYFAMAFCGWFLGPYFCMAASVMVVAVLYRREFRSKTFKTLSRGLVMTSNAA; translated from the coding sequence ATGGAGAAGCATTCCGTGTTCTTGTTATTAAATCCGTTGGATCTGATGACCTTGTTTGTGTTTTTTGCGTGTTGGTGGGGCTACGCTTTTTATGCTCAGTATAACTCTAAAAGGCGTTCATGTTTGGTAAGTGTATTACATCAGTTTCGCTTGGCTTGGATGTCGAGATTGTTACGCCGGGATAATCGCATTGCCGATGCCTCTGTGATGGCAAACTTGGAACGCAGTAGTTTGTTTTTTGCCTCCAGTAGTTTGTTGATCATTGCCGGTCTTTTTACCGCGTTTAATTATTCAGAAAAAGCATTAGGCATCATTTCTGACTTTTATTTATTGGCACCTATCAGTCAACAAGAATGGGAGTTGAAGATCATAGTGCTAGTGGTAATTTTTGCTTATGCCTTTTTCACTTTTACCTGGTCAGTTCGACAATATAACTTTTGTTCTGTGCTAGTTGGCAGTGCTCCTTTAGCAACCGAGCGGGGCATTGAAGACAGTGAACGAGAACTTTATGCCAGTCACATGGCGCTGGTCTGCAGTTTGGCGGCGAACCAATTCAACTATGGTTTAAGAGCTTATTATTTTGCTATGGCGTTTTGTGGTTGGTTTTTAGGCCCCTATTTCTGTATGGCGGCCAGTGTGATGGTGGTTGCAGTGCTTTATCGTCGAGAATTCCGTTCTAAAACCTTTAAAACCTTAAGTCGTGGATTGGTGATGACTTCAAATGCTGCCTAA
- a CDS encoding AI-2E family transporter, producing MSEQHKGTQWLVGFAAFIIIIAGLKAASQIVVPFMLAVFIAIICAPAMSSLRRRKVPTWLAIILVVMLILVGLGSVALLVGASLDSFSSQLPNYKQRFAEEMSGLIALLNDLGLHISYDQVKGYIDPSSLMQMVANALRGLGSALTNLILVVMIVIFILFEAVELPHKLSLALTDASQSMGRFETFINSVNRYLVIKTLVSILTGVLITTWLWVLGVDFPILWGVCAFLLNFVPNIGSIIAAIPAVLLAFVQLGGLSAGLTALGFVVVNLIVGNVIEPRYMGRGLGLSTLVVFLSLLLWGWVFGPVGMLLSIPLTIILKLAFEANPKMRWLAIMLDSDKGASEAEK from the coding sequence ATGAGTGAACAACATAAAGGTACGCAATGGTTAGTTGGCTTTGCCGCTTTCATCATTATTATTGCGGGTTTAAAAGCTGCATCACAGATTGTGGTGCCTTTTATGTTGGCGGTTTTTATTGCCATCATTTGTGCTCCCGCTATGTCTAGCTTGCGGCGTCGTAAAGTGCCAACTTGGCTGGCCATTATTTTAGTGGTTATGCTCATTTTAGTTGGCTTGGGTTCGGTGGCCTTGTTAGTAGGGGCGTCACTGGATAGTTTCTCAAGTCAACTACCAAATTATAAGCAAAGGTTTGCCGAAGAAATGTCTGGGTTGATAGCTTTGCTGAACGATCTGGGTTTGCATATTTCCTACGATCAAGTGAAAGGCTATATTGATCCATCCTCTTTAATGCAAATGGTCGCCAATGCTTTACGTGGTTTGGGCAGCGCCTTAACCAATTTGATACTGGTGGTGATGATTGTGATCTTCATTTTGTTTGAGGCGGTAGAATTGCCTCACAAATTATCCTTGGCCTTGACTGATGCGTCTCAATCCATGGGGCGGTTCGAAACCTTCATTAACTCGGTTAATCGTTATTTGGTGATTAAAACCTTAGTGAGTATCTTGACCGGTGTATTGATCACCACTTGGTTATGGGTATTGGGTGTTGATTTTCCAATATTGTGGGGTGTTTGTGCTTTTTTGTTGAACTTTGTGCCAAACATTGGTTCTATTATCGCTGCCATTCCCGCGGTATTACTGGCTTTTGTTCAGCTCGGTGGTTTGTCGGCAGGGTTAACAGCACTGGGTTTTGTGGTGGTCAACTTGATCGTCGGTAATGTGATTGAACCCAGATACATGGGGCGTGGCCTTGGTTTATCGACCTTAGTGGTCTTCCTATCCTTACTCTTGTGGGGTTGGGTTTTTGGTCCAGTAGGCATGTTGTTGTCTATACCATTAACCATTATTCTTAAATTGGCCTTTGAAGCTAATCCTAAAATGCGTTGGTTGGCGATCATGTTGGATTCGGATAAAGGCGCTTCAGAAGCTGAAAAATAA
- the sbcB gene encoding exodeoxyribonuclease I produces MTASGPTSFFWFDFETTGTDPARDRPMQFAGIRTDLNFNPIGEPVMLYCRLAEDVLPHPEACLLTGISPQDANREGLCEAEFMQAVEAELALPGTCALGYNSIRFDDEVVRYGFYRNFIDPYAREWQNNCSRWDIIDLVRMTYAMRPDGIVWPKKEDGQVSMKLEDLTKANNIAHEQAHDALSDVYGTIEIAKLIYNKQPRLFDYYFKMRQKHELQQFIDPVRMKPFLHISGMFGQAKHYSAFVVPIAPHPTNKNGVIVWDLMVDAQPLLELSVEDIRHRVFTRQEALGELARLPLKVIHFNRSPAVAPATFLKDEVLVNRLGLDGEVCRNNLAKIKQHNGLAAKVTEVFLEEERPIDKDTDLMLYSGGFFSREDKARMETIRSTPAHALSELSMSFDDRRLPEMLMRYIGRNYPEQLNDQQRVEWEEYRQLRLLEKDGGGSINMEQYFARLNELAHDAELPSSQQIMLQDLADYAQSIYPMAM; encoded by the coding sequence GTGACCGCATCGGGCCCAACGTCATTTTTTTGGTTTGATTTTGAAACAACAGGAACGGACCCAGCTAGAGATCGTCCTATGCAATTCGCCGGCATTCGTACTGATCTTAATTTTAATCCTATTGGTGAGCCTGTCATGTTGTATTGCCGCTTGGCAGAAGATGTCTTGCCTCATCCAGAAGCTTGTTTGTTGACGGGCATCAGTCCACAAGATGCGAATCGCGAGGGATTGTGTGAAGCGGAATTCATGCAAGCCGTCGAAGCGGAATTAGCCTTACCGGGAACCTGTGCTCTGGGTTATAACAGCATACGTTTTGACGATGAAGTAGTGCGCTATGGTTTTTACCGTAATTTTATTGATCCTTATGCTCGGGAATGGCAAAACAATTGTTCTCGATGGGATATAATTGATTTAGTGCGCATGACTTACGCGATGCGACCGGATGGTATTGTTTGGCCGAAAAAAGAAGACGGTCAAGTATCGATGAAATTGGAAGATTTGACCAAGGCAAATAATATTGCCCACGAGCAAGCTCACGACGCTTTGTCTGATGTTTATGGCACTATTGAAATTGCTAAATTGATTTATAACAAACAACCAAGATTGTTTGATTACTACTTTAAAATGCGTCAAAAGCATGAACTGCAACAGTTTATTGATCCGGTAAGAATGAAACCTTTTTTACATATCTCAGGAATGTTTGGTCAGGCCAAACATTACTCTGCTTTTGTGGTGCCAATTGCCCCTCATCCTACGAATAAAAATGGGGTGATTGTTTGGGATTTGATGGTGGACGCGCAACCCTTGCTTGAGCTTTCAGTCGAAGACATTCGTCATCGCGTTTTTACACGTCAAGAAGCGTTAGGGGAATTGGCAAGATTACCATTAAAAGTGATTCATTTTAATCGTTCTCCAGCGGTTGCCCCGGCGACTTTTTTGAAAGACGAAGTGCTAGTAAATCGTCTAGGTTTGGATGGTGAAGTTTGTCGTAACAACCTTGCCAAAATTAAACAGCATAATGGCTTAGCTGCGAAAGTAACTGAGGTATTCTTAGAAGAAGAAAGACCCATTGATAAAGATACGGATTTGATGTTGTATTCTGGTGGTTTCTTCTCACGTGAAGACAAAGCGCGAATGGAAACCATACGCAGCACACCAGCGCATGCTTTATCAGAGCTAAGTATGTCGTTTGATGACCGTCGCTTACCTGAAATGTTGATGCGCTACATTGGGCGTAATTACCCTGAGCAGCTAAACGATCAACAGCGAGTGGAATGGGAAGAATATCGTCAACTACGTTTACTTGAAAAAGACGGTGGTGGCTCTATCAATATGGAGCAGTATTTTGCCCGCCTGAATGAGTTAGCGCACGATGCTGAATTACCCAGTAGTCAACAGATTATGCTGCAGGATTTGGCCGATTATGCACAAAGTATTTACCCAATGGCAATGTAA
- a CDS encoding YchJ family protein — protein sequence MPIPVNCPCGTGNPYEICCGMYHNNPGTAPTAEILMRSRYSAFAIGDFDYIANTQKLKEDPKQSAKVIRDSNQNTHWIKLEITATEDGLEKDKTGMVAFSAHFKEGKHIGRLSERSLFKKVKNQWFYISGEHDVAKNTPLVNNAEMKIGRNDPCSCGSGKKFKKCCGAA from the coding sequence ATGCCAATCCCTGTGAATTGTCCTTGTGGAACGGGCAATCCTTACGAAATATGTTGTGGTATGTACCATAACAACCCTGGCACAGCACCCACAGCAGAGATATTAATGCGCTCTCGCTATAGCGCGTTTGCTATTGGTGATTTTGACTATATTGCCAACACACAGAAACTAAAAGAAGACCCTAAACAATCCGCCAAGGTGATTCGTGATAGCAATCAGAATACCCACTGGATCAAGCTAGAAATCACAGCCACTGAAGACGGCCTAGAAAAAGACAAAACAGGCATGGTGGCTTTTTCTGCACATTTTAAAGAAGGCAAACACATTGGCCGCTTGAGCGAGCGCTCCTTATTCAAGAAAGTAAAAAATCAATGGTTTTATATTTCAGGTGAACATGATGTCGCTAAGAACACACCTTTAGTCAATAATGCAGAAATGAAAATTGGCCGCAATGATCCCTGTTCTTGCGGTTCTGGAAAAAAGTTCAAAAAATGCTGTGGTGCAGCTTGA
- a CDS encoding class I SAM-dependent methyltransferase, giving the protein MLPNFPKPVSEDNRPVNRTVKVDDRLYDYLIDHSVREPQILEDLRRETAQYHMARMALSPEVGQFLTLLVKLLNPQKVMEIGVFTGYSTISIASGLSASASMLAIDKKQMWLDIANKYLAQADLLAKVDTLCANALQVMQEKAQQESESFDFLFIDADKANLLNYYSLGKKLLRPGACMVIDNTLWWGNVADESFDDKDTKIVRQLNDTIHRDTDVSLSQLPIGDGLTLVRKNTISSEP; this is encoded by the coding sequence ATGCTGCCTAATTTTCCAAAGCCAGTTTCAGAAGACAATCGACCCGTAAATCGAACGGTAAAAGTCGATGATAGATTGTACGATTACCTGATTGATCACTCGGTACGAGAACCCCAAATATTAGAAGATTTACGCCGTGAAACGGCACAATATCATATGGCGCGAATGGCGCTTTCTCCGGAAGTGGGGCAGTTTTTAACTCTTTTGGTGAAACTGTTAAACCCCCAAAAAGTGATGGAAATTGGTGTCTTTACTGGTTATAGCACTATTTCTATTGCCTCAGGTTTGTCTGCTAGTGCCAGTATGTTGGCGATAGATAAAAAACAAATGTGGCTCGACATTGCTAATAAATACCTAGCACAGGCCGATTTATTGGCCAAGGTAGACACCTTGTGTGCTAATGCGCTGCAAGTAATGCAAGAAAAAGCCCAGCAAGAAAGCGAAAGTTTTGATTTCCTCTTTATTGATGCGGATAAGGCCAATTTACTCAACTATTATTCATTGGGTAAGAAATTGCTGCGACCCGGAGCTTGCATGGTGATTGATAATACCTTGTGGTGGGGGAATGTGGCCGATGAAAGTTTTGATGACAAAGACACTAAAATTGTTCGACAGCTCAACGATACCATTCATCGAGATACTGATGTAAGTCTGTCGCAATTGCCTATCGGAGATGGTTTGACCCTAGTGCGAAAAAATACTATCTCCTCAGAGCCTTGA
- a CDS encoding DEAD/DEAH box helicase: MSDADIQPTFDSLGLIAPVLKAVADLGYEQPSAIQAQSIPYLLEGHDLLGQAQTGTGKTAAFALPLLSRIDVTDKTTQLLVLAPTRELAIQVSEAFQSYARNIPDFHVLPIYGGMSYDTQLRQLRRGVQVVVGTPGRVMDHIRRRTLKLETLKALVLDEADEMLRMGFIDDVEWILEQTPQDRQIALFSATMPSVIRQVAKRHLNNPKEVKIATKTSTATTITQKYWQVSGLHKLDALTRILEMNEHDGMIIFVRTKAATVELAEKLTARGHACEALNGDISQNLRERTVERIKKGQIDILVATDVVARGLDVERVSHVVNYDIPYDTESYVHRIGRTGRAGRTGTAILFVAHRERRMLQAIERATRQPIEKMNLPTASDINEQRVGRFKQRITDTLDNEDLDFFLELVQSYQKENEVDPLKMAAALAHMAQGKTPLLLSEMEVRQERRERRERDDRAPRERKVRPVTADAMPLKDDPGMPMTRYVVQVGYNAGVKPGNIVGAIANEASIESRYIGHIEIYEDFATVDLPSSLSSGVMGKLGKMRICGQRTDIAKLENAEELNKRAASPAGRRRGGERRGYGDRRRSNGGGRDRGERRSRAPRKDS; encoded by the coding sequence ATGTCTGATGCTGATATTCAGCCTACATTTGATTCGTTGGGCTTAATTGCCCCTGTTCTAAAAGCGGTTGCTGACCTAGGTTATGAGCAACCCTCTGCTATCCAAGCGCAAAGTATTCCATATCTGTTAGAAGGTCACGACCTTTTGGGGCAAGCGCAAACGGGTACAGGTAAGACGGCAGCGTTTGCATTGCCGCTCTTGTCTCGCATTGACGTGACAGATAAAACGACACAATTACTTGTATTGGCTCCAACTCGTGAACTTGCTATTCAGGTATCTGAAGCATTTCAAAGTTACGCTCGTAACATTCCAGATTTCCACGTATTGCCCATTTATGGCGGTATGTCTTACGACACACAATTGCGTCAATTACGCCGTGGTGTGCAAGTCGTTGTGGGTACACCGGGTCGAGTGATGGATCATATTCGTCGCAGAACCCTCAAATTAGAAACCCTAAAAGCACTTGTGTTGGATGAAGCCGACGAAATGTTGCGCATGGGCTTCATTGATGACGTTGAGTGGATTCTTGAGCAAACGCCTCAAGATCGTCAAATCGCTTTGTTCTCGGCAACCATGCCGTCGGTGATTCGTCAGGTGGCTAAGCGCCACTTAAACAATCCAAAAGAAGTGAAAATTGCGACCAAAACCTCAACCGCTACGACCATTACGCAAAAATATTGGCAAGTAAGTGGTCTTCATAAGCTAGACGCCTTGACCCGTATTCTGGAAATGAATGAACACGATGGCATGATCATCTTCGTTCGTACCAAAGCGGCAACGGTTGAGTTAGCTGAGAAGCTGACTGCTCGTGGTCATGCTTGTGAAGCCTTAAACGGTGACATTAGTCAGAATCTTCGTGAGCGTACCGTTGAGCGTATTAAGAAAGGTCAAATTGATATTCTTGTCGCGACTGACGTGGTAGCCCGTGGTTTGGACGTTGAGCGTGTCAGTCATGTGGTAAACTACGATATCCCATACGACACGGAATCCTACGTACACCGTATCGGCCGTACTGGTCGTGCTGGTCGAACCGGTACCGCGATCTTGTTTGTAGCGCATCGTGAACGTCGTATGTTGCAAGCCATTGAGCGTGCCACTCGTCAACCCATTGAAAAAATGAACTTGCCGACTGCGTCTGACATTAATGAGCAGCGAGTAGGTCGATTTAAGCAACGTATCACTGATACATTGGATAATGAAGATCTTGATTTCTTCCTTGAATTGGTACAAAGCTACCAGAAAGAGAATGAAGTGGATCCGTTAAAAATGGCGGCGGCCTTAGCGCACATGGCACAAGGTAAAACGCCTTTGTTGTTATCTGAAATGGAAGTGCGTCAAGAACGCCGTGAGCGCCGTGAACGTGATGATAGAGCGCCTCGTGAGCGTAAAGTGCGCCCAGTAACAGCAGACGCTATGCCGTTGAAAGACGATCCGGGTATGCCAATGACGCGTTACGTTGTCCAAGTTGGTTACAATGCTGGCGTTAAGCCTGGCAACATAGTAGGTGCCATTGCTAATGAAGCGTCCATTGAAAGCCGTTACATTGGTCATATTGAAATTTATGAAGATTTTGCCACAGTGGATCTACCCTCTAGCCTGAGTTCTGGCGTAATGGGTAAATTAGGCAAGATGCGTATTTGCGGTCAACGTACTGATATTGCTAAGCTTGAAAACGCTGAGGAATTAAACAAACGTGCAGCCTCTCCAGCGGGGCGCCGTCGTGGCGGTGAGCGCCGTGGCTATGGTGATCGCCGCCGTTCAAATGGCGGTGGGCGTGATCGTGGTGAGCGTCGTTCACGCGCACCACGCAAAGACAGTTGA
- a CDS encoding HD domain-containing phosphohydrolase, with product MSLYGREPIDMTMDNTAQNTSMKRVLIVDDVPRNIDLLREILSEHYQVQVAKSGRAALDIIAHKTPDIILLDVMMPEMNGFEVCEIIKSNPETADIPVIFLTAVTDVENEIKGFEVGCVDFITKPITPITTLSRVETHLRLAENDQRNKSLIASRTQELDDALESAVSMLGEMGHLNDTDTGIHMWRMADYSAALAKAAGWDEERVELLRLAAPMHDTGKVAIPHSILKSPNKLSEDEWKIMKSHTQIGHKILSKSEAPLFQLAAEAALGHHEKWDGSGYPYGLMGEKIPESARIVAMADVFDALTMERSYKKSWSIEEALEHIESSAGGHFDPRLVTLFLSIKDELKNIQEKWRKKEQELVQK from the coding sequence ATGAGTTTGTACGGACGAGAGCCAATAGATATGACGATGGATAATACAGCACAAAACACCAGTATGAAAAGAGTACTCATTGTTGATGATGTACCAAGAAATATCGATTTGCTCAGAGAAATTTTGTCTGAGCACTATCAAGTACAGGTGGCCAAAAGTGGTCGTGCTGCTTTGGATATCATTGCTCATAAGACGCCGGACATTATTTTATTAGATGTGATGATGCCTGAAATGAATGGCTTTGAGGTGTGTGAAATTATCAAATCTAATCCTGAAACGGCAGATATTCCGGTGATCTTTTTAACTGCAGTAACAGATGTGGAGAACGAGATTAAAGGGTTTGAAGTGGGTTGCGTGGATTTTATTACCAAACCCATCACACCTATTACCACTTTATCACGGGTGGAAACACATCTGAGATTGGCTGAAAACGACCAACGTAACAAATCGCTTATTGCTTCAAGGACTCAAGAGTTAGATGATGCTTTGGAATCCGCTGTTTCTATGCTAGGTGAAATGGGGCATCTCAACGATACCGATACAGGTATTCATATGTGGCGGATGGCGGACTACAGCGCGGCTTTAGCAAAGGCGGCGGGTTGGGATGAGGAGCGAGTTGAATTATTACGTCTAGCTGCACCCATGCACGATACGGGAAAGGTTGCCATTCCACACTCGATTTTGAAATCTCCTAATAAGTTGAGTGAAGACGAATGGAAGATTATGAAATCCCATACCCAAATAGGCCATAAAATTCTCAGTAAAAGTGAAGCACCTTTGTTTCAGTTAGCTGCCGAAGCGGCACTGGGACACCATGAAAAGTGGGATGGCAGTGGTTATCCTTATGGTTTAATGGGTGAAAAGATTCCCGAGTCAGCACGCATCGTTGCCATGGCGGATGTGTTTGATGCGTTAACTATGGAGCGTTCTTACAAGAAAAGCTGGAGTATTGAAGAAGCACTAGAACATATTGAGTCTTCCGCAGGTGGCCATTTTGACCCAAGATTGGTTACTTTGTTTTTATCCATTAAAGATGAATTAAAAAATATTCAAGAGAAGTGGCGAAAAAAAGAGCAGGAATTGGTTCAAAAATAA
- a CDS encoding sulfatase-like hydrolase/transferase, protein MKAFKNIIMRKKYEVSPLIVYCIVFLVFLVGFSLTRLLFWIYLSDYFVLSDNENILWAFIHGVRFDASLIAILNAPLLIYLFFSIWFSRIEKFNINVIYYYCFLVTLPALIINIIDIAYFPYSGKRSGPEVFSMLNDLSTQCPEVIYTYWVYVLFSFIAIILYYFVFRIVKRRIDSYSLNSIALIFLLFLCFYFIVIAGRGGTQSKPIRTLTAYSFPESKLGALVLNTPFSLLKEEIGGLKRLDYFHDGEIKSFLNPAVEINHDFGIEKDNIVILILESFGLEYFGPPYGLKSYVPFLQKLASKGMFFPNGIANGRRSIEAVPSILAGIPSLMSEAFIRSPYQSNEIYGIGNILKPYGYESAFFHGAKNGSMYFDDTTYRLGFDHYYGKNEFPDQSKFDGQWGIFDEPFLQFTVDKIDTMPRPFLAGIFTISSHPPYTLPEEYSDQFKSAEIPMHRVIQYSDHAIKKFFEYAKTKDWFEDTLFIISADHTSDNYDRRFASSLGRHQIPIILYQAANKISVGVRRSIAQQVDIPATILDYLNLPEEKKLLPFGRSLLSNDFSSDAILHEEGAYWLLTQNEYVKMSQADGSISHGELPDTFQKDKLDSFDSKLIENRLKAYLQIYNNGLIDNELYRYSR, encoded by the coding sequence ATGAAAGCTTTTAAAAATATAATAATGAGAAAAAAATACGAAGTATCACCTTTAATTGTATATTGTATTGTTTTTTTGGTTTTTCTTGTTGGATTTAGCTTAACTAGATTACTTTTCTGGATTTATCTGTCGGATTATTTTGTATTATCAGATAATGAAAATATTCTATGGGCTTTTATTCATGGTGTTAGGTTTGATGCATCTTTAATTGCGATACTAAACGCCCCCTTGTTAATTTACCTATTTTTCTCTATCTGGTTTAGTCGAATAGAAAAATTTAATATAAATGTTATTTATTATTACTGCTTTTTAGTGACTCTGCCAGCTTTAATTATAAACATAATAGATATTGCTTACTTTCCGTATAGTGGTAAGAGAAGTGGTCCAGAAGTATTTTCAATGCTCAATGACTTATCTACTCAGTGTCCCGAAGTGATTTATACTTATTGGGTTTATGTGCTTTTTTCGTTTATAGCTATTATACTGTACTACTTTGTTTTTAGAATAGTTAAAAGGCGTATTGATAGCTATTCTTTAAATAGTATCGCTTTAATTTTTCTCTTATTTTTATGTTTTTATTTTATTGTAATTGCAGGAAGAGGTGGGACTCAATCAAAACCGATTAGAACATTGACGGCATATAGTTTTCCAGAATCTAAGTTAGGTGCTTTAGTCTTAAACACACCTTTTTCTTTATTAAAAGAAGAAATAGGAGGGTTGAAGCGATTAGATTATTTTCATGATGGTGAAATTAAATCGTTTCTGAATCCTGCAGTAGAAATAAATCATGATTTTGGAATTGAAAAGGATAATATTGTAATTTTAATATTGGAAAGTTTTGGCCTAGAGTATTTTGGCCCCCCATATGGACTAAAATCTTATGTGCCCTTTCTACAAAAACTGGCGAGTAAAGGAATGTTCTTTCCAAACGGCATTGCAAACGGTCGACGTTCTATAGAAGCTGTACCATCAATTTTAGCAGGTATACCTTCGTTAATGTCTGAAGCTTTTATACGCTCACCATATCAGTCAAATGAGATATATGGAATTGGTAACATTTTAAAGCCCTATGGTTATGAGTCTGCTTTTTTTCATGGTGCAAAAAATGGCAGTATGTATTTTGATGATACAACTTATAGGTTGGGTTTTGATCATTATTATGGAAAAAATGAATTTCCTGATCAGTCTAAATTTGATGGTCAATGGGGTATATTTGATGAGCCTTTTTTACAATTCACAGTTGATAAAATAGATACAATGCCAAGACCTTTTTTAGCTGGTATTTTTACAATCAGCTCACACCCTCCTTATACTCTACCAGAAGAATATAGTGATCAGTTCAAGAGTGCAGAAATTCCAATGCATAGGGTGATTCAATACTCTGATCATGCTATTAAGAAGTTTTTTGAATACGCTAAAACAAAAGATTGGTTTGAAGATACTTTATTTATAATTTCTGCAGATCATACATCTGATAATTATGATAGAAGATTTGCATCTTCACTAGGACGGCATCAAATTCCAATAATACTTTATCAAGCAGCTAATAAGATCTCAGTGGGCGTCAGAAGAAGTATAGCTCAGCAAGTTGATATTCCGGCGACCATTCTTGATTACTTGAATTTGCCAGAAGAGAAGAAGTTGTTGCCATTTGGTCGTTCATTATTGTCGAATGATTTTTCATCAGATGCGATTTTACATGAGGAAGGTGCTTACTGGTTACTAACTCAAAATGAATATGTAAAAATGTCGCAGGCAGATGGAAGCATAAGTCATGGTGAGTTACCCGATACATTTCAGAAGGATAAACTTGATTCCTTTGATTCTAAGCTAATTGAAAATCGTTTGAAGGCGTATTTACAAATTTATAATAACGGTTTGATAGATAATGAATTATATAGATATTCACGTTAA